CATTATCATGGAGTAGTGCATCATAGCCAACTCCGCGAAGAAGAAAACCATGCGTTCCATCTGCATTTTAACCACGCTAAACTGTGTCATAAACTACATCAACATCAACATGTTTGGCAAGAGAACAACCGTCTGCTCTCTCACCTCCTGGTCGCATGCTGCAGCCTTCAGAAATCTCACGAGGAACACATAGGGCGTCGGCACTGTCAAGTTCCATTCAAGCTTGTTCAGGATTGCTTTCTCCATTCCAAGGATCTGCTCCCTCGTATAAGCCCTATCCGATATGCAAATGAAGTCATTCACCTGCAACCACCACATTCCCAGCTCAGTTCATGAAAGCCATGCCATCTCTGATATGGAACTTGTTCGATTGTGCACAACCACACACACCTCTGGTGCCCATATCTCCTCGTACTTGCTTGCGATGAGCATGGCAGACACCCCCACAAGCTGCAGTTCTCTCCTCAGAACCGTCTCCATCGAAAGATACCGGTCGATGATGTGGAATGTCAGGTAGAGAGTCTCAGGCGACAGCTCGAACTTATGGTGCACTTCGATTAACCAGTCAGCGAGAATGGCTCTCATCTTGGCGTTGATCTCCACCTGGGAATCCATGTAGTCGTGAGGCCTGCAATGGTGCTGCATCAACAGAGGACAGAAGTAATCTTAGTACAGATAAATATGGAGTGTCTGATAAAGATGGGAGGAACTAAAGCTGCCATTTTGGAGTACCTCAGCAGATTTGTAGAACTTGTAGATGTCCTCAACGTAATCCACGACGGCCAACTCGTCCTCGGTATCGGCCGCATCGATGTCATCAACCAACTCCTTCGGCTTGTCAGTGAGTCCACAAGCAACCTAAGACCAAAGACAACACTCTTAAGTTGAAGTGCACATGCAGATCATAACAatggagatgtttgaattggtccTTTACCTTGCTTCGAGCAGTGAGAACAGATGTAAGCGTAGTGACTTTCTTCCTGGTAGATTTGGTGCGGGATCTACTTGTGTCAGCTGCTTGCTTGGGTACCTCCTGGTTCTTGTCGGGGCTTATCACTATAACCTTCACCTCCTCTGTCTTCTTCTCCTTGCCCTTAACTGCGACCTTCTTAGCTGGTTTTGTGCCAGCTCTAGCGACTGCTGCATTAGCTTTAACGGCGACAGGTTTCTGCAATTGAAATGGCATGTCATCAATAATAGATTCTTCTCATTTGCAGAGACAAGTCGGTGAACAATGGGGCGAAGCCTTTGTACCTTgttagcagcagcagcggcagcgacagCTTGTGCATTGGCAATAAGTTGAGCACCAAAACTCCTGTACGAAGATTACAAATATAAGAGATTCGTGCAACGATGGGGAAGGAAGTACAGAATTGCTGCGTTCACAGAGTATGTTGATCGAATCTACCTGGTGATGGGACGATTGATCTGGGATTCCAGCTTCCTGACAACATGGCAAATGTACGAGTGTTATGTGAATCTTTAGGAACGAAAAGAAGAAAGGGAAAGAGAAGAGGCGCATCTGCTGCTATTATTACCCTTCGACAACCTGGGCGTGAACCAGATTACCAATGTCTCCAAGGGCTCGGCGATTCTTCCCATCTGCTGCTGCGCCGGCTTTCTGCTTGCCCCCTGGCACATGCCCACCTGGTAATCGCATCAAAAGTGGATGTGATTTCAAGCTAATAGCTTTGGATTCCCCACAACACACACGTGATCAAGAAGAAGAAACTCTTCAGATCAAGAAAAACAGAATCTTGACAGAAAAGATAGAACAGTTCAAGAGATCATTCAAAAGGGAGAAAAGCAAAGAACCGGGCGTAACCCTGACATGATACCAAACAAAAATCAGCATAAAGATTCCTTCTTGAGAAAAATGAGTTCCTTCCTAAATGGATAGAGATCAATGAAAGAAAAGGGTTGCTTTCGAAGTCGCGCTACCTCTCTGCTGCTGCGGGACGACGGTCTGATGCCTGGACGCCATGTCTTCTCCCTCCTGGTCGATtacttcctcctcctcttgaTTCTGAGGACGAAAGAGGCTCGAGAACACAGACGAGAGGAACGATTGGAGGCGAGTCCTCTTCGACTCCCCTTCTCCTTCCGCTCTTAGATTCGCCGCCACCGTCCGGACTCAGCCCCCGCTCTCCGCTATCCTCCCCTCTTCGCTCGTCCTCTTCCGGGCCTCACTGTGGGGTTTAAAAGGGGGGCGAGGAGGAATTTTGCCAACGGTCGGATTCTTTTCGAACTGACAACTCGCAACGGTCCGATCCTTGAGATCCTACGGCTGACGATTCTCCTCTCCCAAAGTAGCCGTTGGGTGACCTGCCCAAAAAGgactgtgtgtgtatatatagagATAGGGCATGATCGTAATTAACTGTTGTTTTAAGTGGGCTGGAATTGGGAGCCCAATAACCCAATGTTAAGCCCACACTGACTTGGGTTACTTTAAGGGATAGGAATCAGTCCTCCAATCCGAAGAGTGACAGATGAATCCCATAAGAGGAGAGAACTCATCAtcactttctcttcttctccttctttgagAACTCATCACCACTGAGCAGAACAGACAATTTAGTGTGCATAATTCTTCACTACATGAAAGCATTCTTCCTGCTATCTGATGCTGCAGCACTATTCTTCATTGGCAGACGTGTTTTCTGCTCACTGACAGGGGGAAAAATAAGCATTAAGTAGGAGGAGAAGAGGTTGTACTTTGAATCAAAGaagcatattgatagagacttcAAGAGATCTTTTCATCTGTTTGCTTCTGTGACAGTAATGGTGATTGATTGCGTAGTTGTGCACTTGTAGAGGAATATGCCATTGAATCTCCCAACACTTCGCTTTCAGCCTCCATTCCGTAGCCATCCAATGTTGTGGCTGCAAGCTTCTGTCGACCGACCTCAATGCAGTTTAGGTGATCTCAAaagctttctgtttgttcatatatatgtgcatatttcCTTATACCATCAATTTCTTATAATATCTAAGCATTATTAATTGAGCATTTAGAGTCACTCAAATACTAAATTGTAAAGATTAATAAAACACTAAATTGTAATGATTACCGTCCTTTTTCActcaattaaatatataaaaaaatcattaaccGTATAGAgaatataatgataaaaaaataattgaattGTAATGGTCACTATCTTTTCACTCATTAAACGTATAAAGTATGAGACAGCGACTTGAAATATTTTACGAGTTAATTCTAATTCTAGTAAAATTCGACATatttagatatataataaaataaataaattcattCTATTGACAGAATTATCCGATTTGAAATAATTGCAtcaatcaaaagtcgaatcagatTTCTATGCCGTCCGATCCAAACTTTTTCCCTTTTCTCTTACCCAAAAATATTGTATATTATTCAAATTAATTCAAAAttcttaattttatatatatatatatatatatatatatatagtgagtgGAATCCATGAGGTAACAAACCATTTTCTTGGCGGAAGTGAAGCTGCCTGTCGATCGAGAGACGAGGGTTTTGAGCGAGGAAGAAAGCCAGGGGTTGGTCTGTTTGGGACCGAGAAAGAGAGACGATAGGGTTTAGGAGATCGAGGGAGCGATGCCGTACCTGGTCCGGGATCGCCTCTTCTTCGGCGACATCAAGGCCGCCGCCGAGGTGCTCGAGAAGGGGAGCGCGGAAATCACACACGTCCTTTCGCTGCTCAGCTCCGCGTCCATATCCTTCTTCTCCGGATGGAGAGCCGATATGTGCATCCCGGCCGAGGAAATCAAGAAGGTGTTCGTCGGCGCCGAGGGCTCCCCGAGGAAGTCGCTGGCGCCGGAGAAGCTCCTGTACTCGCTCGAGCACGCCGGGCCGGAGTTGAAGCTGGTGAGGATGGCGGTTCCGCTAAAGGACACGGAGGACGAGGACCTGTTGGATTACCTCGATGCGTGCTTGGATTTCATCGATCAGGGCAGGAAGGAGGGGTCCGTGTTGGTGCATTGCTTCGCCGGCGTGTCGAGAAGGTATCTGGATTTCTTCTGGGTTCGCTTATTACATTCGTTGGCAACCTTTGCTTCTTTGCCTAATCTAGAAAGGGAATCTTGGACGTGATATGCTTGgatctgcttttcttttctgcaAGATTCGTGTTCAAGATTTTTCTATGTTTAACAGTTTGGTTTATTGAATGATGCATGGACTCCGTTGTGACTAATCAAGTTGTAAAGATTTTTGTTCCTGTTGGCAAACCAAAGGATACTCAAGGCTGTAGTAGTTGGAATGGTTTTGTCAAAGAATGTTTGATGAAAtcccacaaaaaagaaaaagaaagaaaaagaaaaaggttctGAATTTTTTGTGACTTGCAAAAGATATATAAGAACCTTTGGATGCCACAAGTTTTGTTGGGGAAGTGGAGGGGTTGAATTTTTGGCTCGATGAATCAAAATTATCGGTGCTGACGGAGGGCACCGCAACACTGGGTAATGGAGATAAAGAACCCTGCGACAAAAGCACACTAATGAAACTTAGTAATGGCAGGGGCAAGAGGGTGCAAGAAAAGGTAGCAAGGAGGCAAAAGAAGCTGACACCGGTAGTAATTCACCTGCTGTTGACAATGGAAGCATTAGCAGTGAAGAAATGCATTTCGCTGTTGGATAGTGAATGTTTGGAATGTTTTGGTTTTCAATAATTGCCATAGTTGGCAGGCTATTCAACACGCTAATGTGGGCCAATTGTCAGCTATGATTCAAAATCTGCCAGCATCCACATGGCATGTGAGATGTTTTGttaattttttaaagattttttaagAAACAAGTATGTGATGATTTGATTGATAAAAGAATTGCAGTTTTATCAAGAAAAAAGGTCTCTGGTGATatggtgcaaaaaaaaaaaatctctgccTGTGATTTTTCCAATGAGCCTAAGACAGTCTATAATGTGAATATATGAATTTTTTGTCTTGAGTTGTTTGATATAATTGATCTTATCTCAATCTCAAATTTTGTTTAGTTGTTTCTATTATTCACTTTCTAGATATGTCTTAGCTTTTAATGATGGTTCTCTTGTATGAATTTACCAGAACATCAGGAAAATTTAACTAATGTAATAATTATAACTTGCCTATAAGAGGAGCAGATTAGTATTTTTTGCCTGCAGTTTCATATCATTGAACCTCATTTGTGACCTCTGGTTTTCAACATTACCTTTGTGGAAATTGTTATCTGCTAGTTGATATAACTTGCATAACATGTTAAATTAAGGATTCAAGATTATTATTTTTCGTTCCAATATTGACTTTTCTTGTAACACTTTATGAAGCATACCCACCCAAAGAGTCTTTTTCCTAATTACTTGTTAATGTAAACTATCTGTTCAGATTGAGGTGCATGAAGAAACCGTATCGAATAACTTGCTTACTTAGCCTCTGGAAGATAGTTACTTGTTTGTCAGGACCAGCATTCTGAATTTTTTGGCTAGTGAGTTTAACGTGATGGGGCAACATGTCATATTATTTGCTGAATCATGAGATTTTGCTTAAATACTTTTTTGCTTATCTAGTTTGTCCCCCGCTAGTTACATTTGTATTTGATTGTGTGTTTGTTGCAGTGCTGCTGTGATAACTGCATATCTTATGAGAACAGAACAGAAATCCATGGAAGGTTTGTATGACTCTTTTTGTTAATTTTGTTGTCTTCTGGATGTAGACTTTTGTTGGTATGTAGATAAGCTGCAGCTACCATGCCCATATATTATAACAAAGGTGAACTCTTAGAGCTTTTATTCTAGTTTCTCTTTGCTAATGTAGTTACATGCTGTTTCCAGATGCACTTGAATCCTTGCATGAAGTTTGTGACCTGGTTTGTCCAAATGATGGTTTTCTGGATCAGGTTTGATTAATTTTGGATACTACTGTGATTATGGTAGTGTTACAAAGAACCTTTGAcata
This DNA window, taken from Musa acuminata AAA Group cultivar baxijiao chromosome BXJ3-7, Cavendish_Baxijiao_AAA, whole genome shotgun sequence, encodes the following:
- the LOC135643077 gene encoding G2/mitotic-specific cyclin S13-7-like, with product MASRHQTVVPQQQRGGHVPGGKQKAGAAADGKNRRALGDIGNLVHAQVVEGKLESQINRPITRSFGAQLIANAQAVAAAAAANKKPVAVKANAAVARAGTKPAKKVAVKGKEKKTEEVKVIVISPDKNQEVPKQAADTSRSRTKSTRKKVTTLTSVLTARSKVACGLTDKPKELVDDIDAADTEDELAVVDYVEDIYKFYKSAEHHCRPHDYMDSQVEINAKMRAILADWLIEVHHKFELSPETLYLTFHIIDRYLSMETVLRRELQLVGVSAMLIASKYEEIWAPEVNDFICISDRAYTREQILGMEKAILNKLEWNLTVPTPYVFLVRFLKAAACDQEMERMVFFFAELAMMHYSMIMFCPSMVAAAAVHAARCTLRKSPLWTATLKHHTGFSEQQLLDCTQMLVNSHAAAPEGKLKVVYKKYSSEQFGAVALQPSAAKLVEELKAASL